The region ACTTAATGCTTTCCTATTGTCAGCCTGCTCAGAATATTTACTTGTAGTATCTGTTAGTATTTTAAAAATGTAAACGAATAGGACCATCTCCTTTAATAACTTATTTAAGATCATCAACTATATATTTAATGTTTAAAAACATAAAAGACTATATAAATACATTAGATTTTATAAGCCTAGAAGAAGACTaaccaaaaatatatttaactTTAAATTTTAGAAACATTAAAATATAAGATGCTTACATAGGGGATATAAGCATTGATGGTTATATATATAATTATTGGTTTTATAGGAAACTTCATAATCAAGTGTTTCAATTTCAACTACTCCCTCAACAATATGTTAGCAATATCACCTCCTCCTTTGTTCTCATCAATTGGATGGCCCTTGGAAGAGTCCATAAGCCATAACCAGAATCAAAATCACTTCTTCAAAGACACTTCTGATCAATTATTTCACTTTCACCATCAACTTGACCCCGAAAATACTTCAACTGATCCATCACAGGCTACAAGTAACGACCTTAGCATGGTGAAGAAGCTTGTTCATAACGCCAGCGAACGCGATCGCCGCAAGAAGATCAATAATTTGTATTCTTCACTTCGTTCACTTCTTCCTTTGTCAGATCAAATGGTACGTACTAGTACTTCATTTCCTCTCTCTTTGGAAAATCTAGTTATTAAACTTCATTAATTATTATTAACAGTATTGATTTCCTATGCTGCAGAAGAAGTTGAGCATTCCATTAACAATTTCTAGAGTTTTGAAATACATACCGGAGTTACAGAAACATGTGGAAGGACTGATGAAGAGAAAGGAAGAGATCTTATTCAAACTTTCGCCGAAAGTTGATCATGATGTGAAGAATCATGGTTACAACTCAGGTTTTGTGGTTTCAAGTTGTAGACTCAATGATAGTGAAGTTAGTATTCAGATTTCATGTTACAGTACTGTCCACAATGTTCCACTATCTGAGATCTTGCTCTATTTAGAAAATGATGGGTTTCTGCTTCTAAATGTTTCTTCCTCTGAAACATTTGGAGGGAGAGTCTTCTATAATTTGCACTATCAGGTTGATAAAACAAAGAGATTAGAATCAGATATTCTAAATGAGAAGCTGTTATCAATAATGGAGAAGTAGTTGAAGTTTCATTGCCTTTCATTTTTTATTATCAAATGAACTCATATGTCCATTTTATATGATGTATGAAAAATTGTGTGTACAATTATTAGCTCACTTCTATTTAAGTCACAATTAATATATTAACTAGTATTCAGGTATTTCACTTTTTATATTTTTACTTTAATGTAGTTATTTTAATCTTTTATCTATTTACTAGTTTATTTGATTTTTCCTATTTTTGATTTGGTTTTAATTAAGCTAAGAGAGGTTATTAGAGGGTTGGTTGAAATCTTGAATCATCTGGAATCGGTTTGAGGTGAGAAAAGAGAATGGTATTGCtacctctttttttttttaactAGTGTATAATAATCCTCCATTctctttattttgtttttaatggcaaaataaatatataaataatatagAATTAAAAATCTATCAATAGTATAAAAAGTATAAAACTCAAAGAGTAAAAAGCAGAACAAAGAACAAAGGAAAACAATGAGACAATAAATCACAAACAATGAAACCAAAAATCCAGAAAAAATAACTTTTGAGGGAGGACCTATAATAGAGGAAAAATCACGCATCTGAACCTCACCCAATAAGAGACTCAGGCTAGATCTCAGGCCACCACGACCACCATCAACAAAATAAAGACCCCTAAAACGGAACCATAACCACAAAACAATTTTTGAACATGATGATTTGAATTCTTGATCTGTTATTGGTTAACACATATACTAGGATTATGAAGTCAGACAAAGAAAAAACATGAGTTCATACCTCATTTACCAAGAAATCAGTTCCATACCAACAAAAAAAAGTCCCGTTATCGAAGGTATACCACAATTGACAAAAGGACGAGTGACATATTTTATCAAGTCCCCACAAAAGATACGAGAGAAACCAATTGGGTCAACGATAATATTCTATTTAAAAAGATTCTCTCTAAAATGGAACCTATATTATAGGAGCTTCCAGAAAAAGACCACCACACTTGATGGAGCTCAACTATCCTAGATAAGAGGGAGAGTCAAATTCTCCACCATAGAAGAAGATGTAAAAGAATTACTAAGATCCAATTGGATTTGATAAGCAGAAGCAACAATGAATAAACTATCTCTAGCATGCTTCCAAATCCACCTATTGATTCTCTTAAAAAAATTAACATGAAGAAGTTACAGGAAGAAATCAGACACCATAGATTCTTTGTGGACAAAGAAAGACCCCCTCCATCTCAAATCGTAAGACATTCTCCCATACACCCAACAATCAAGTTCACGCGCACTCCCATCCTGGAATTGAGAGATTGTAAAAAGTGTATGAAAGATAATCTTTAGGGGGGACATTCCTTATCTTGGGATACCCCCAAAAGGAGGTTTGAAGCCCTGATCTTACTTCCTTATCGATCGCATCCTAAAACCAACTAGCGATGAGACATGACGAAACCATGAACACTAATAATTTCCAAAATTATTCATTTAACATAAGCACTTATTAATTTAAAACACAAGAAATCCCATGAAAACCCTCAATTTGTCATAAAAGTTAGATGAAACAGTTGTATGAACATTTTAACTATGATACTCATGAGTAAATGTGGAGtcatacaaaaaatcacaaaaGGATCAAGCTGAATAGAAAAGAACTCGTTGGGCGAGGCAGAGGTTTGCCTAGACAAAGACAGGGCCAAAATAGGGCAGAAACAAGGCACCCTTGCTGACACAATCTCGCTAGGAAAAGATATAAGCTCAATAGGTGAGCACATGTAGATAGAGATTGCTTCCATATCATGTAACTTCCTGCTAAAGCAAGACAATAGCAAGACAACTCGTTAGGCGAGGTGACAAGCTCGCCAAGCAAAAGAAGGCAATTCATAAGAATATGGGGTGTACATGGGTTGGGTAAACCCACCAAATTTGGTCAAACCAACCCAaactaattttaaaaaaatgggTTGATATGGGTTAATGAATCAACATGATTTTCAAAAACAAAAGACGTTCAAAATTATTAAGTTTCGGGTAAACCCGAACCTAAAACATAAAAATCAATCAACCCACATTAATTTTACCACTAACTActaaataattttattttttaggtCTCTTAATGAATTGATATATGAActaatatttatatttttattattggaGTTTGGGTGTAGATATTAATGTTGAAGTCAAGACTTATTTTTGAATTGTGGAGGATGTTTGGACAATGTTCTTGTctcttttttgtaatttttatgAGCGATGAGTTTGATGTGTTTATAATTGGTTGCTTCAATTTTAGgttcttgaaattttttgtttaGGATGTTGAACTTTGATTATTTTGATGTTAATGTTAGTAAATTATGAGTATTTTATGTAATTCTAGGTATTACCGTAATACAACTTTGATTTTTGCAAATGTTTTTATTATAAATTTATAGTAAGTTTAACGGTGATTCATACTAAAATTTAAATAGTGGGATAGAGAAAAGTGAAGCACGATTTATATTGGTTCAGTACATTTGTCCACTCTAGAACCTAGTCTAGTCTCTAATGATAGATCTTCAAAATTTGTTAGTCTACCACTGTATGACAATTTTACAAATGTGTATTTCAATACAATCAGATAATCTCAGATAATACTAAAAATTTAAATCAACAGATAATTAGCTTAAGATTGAATCTTCTTCTTTTGGTAATTTGAGTACTAACCATACATCATGGCCTGTTCTTCTCATACTTTACAACCTATCTCCATGGATGTGCATGAAGCGCAAGTATATGATGCTATCGATGATGATTTCGGGTCCAAAACAACCAGGGAACGACATTGATGTTTATTTAAAGCCATTGATTTAAGATTTAAGACTTTTCTAGAaagaaggtgttgatgttgatgatgcGTAAACAAATGATAACTTTACGTTGCGTGCCATATTATTTTGCATAATCAATGACTTTCCTGCATACAGTAATTTTTCTGATACAACGTCAAGGGACATAAAGTGTGTCCTATATGTGAAGTTAATACATGTCACCACCAATTACAAAATGGAAAAAATGACAGTTTATCTTGGGCATCGAAAATTTCTAAGACCTAATCATCCATATCATAGATTGCAGAAGGCTTTTAATGGAGAGCAAGAGTTTGATATCGCTCCAAAGCCCTTAACTGGGAAGGAAGTTTATAGAAAATAACAACACATTAAGGTTGTCTTGGGAAAGAAACAAAAAAAGTCCATGGAGAAAACTATTTGGAAAAAGAGGTCATTATTCTTTGATCTTCCATACTGGTCTAGTCTTGATGTGATGCATTGTGAGAAAAATGTATGTGATAGTCTGATTGACACATTTCTCAATATTAAAGGCAAGAAAAAAGATACTAAGAAATCCTACAAAGATATGGTTATGATCTATGAGACATAACTTTGTTATGCATGCGTTTTTGAACTTTATATAAAATATCTACTGCCTCTAGTGTTAGGAAATAAAAAGTGTCAAACGAAAAAAGGGTATGAAAGCATGTTGATAGTCACAACATATTTTCTCATATTTGACCACTTTACTTAAAGCGACTTTAAAGGTTGTCTGTCCCACAGTAAAATATCCAATAGTCAATCGCATCAGTGGCCAAACAAGTCCACACATGCATGTTTTCCTCCTACCCAATCGCACAATAGAATATCTATTGGCCTAGTGTTGATCTCCTCTTCTGTGAATCAGTCAAAAATTCATAAATGTCTATTTCTTCACAGaatgctaaaggagaagaagcttcctcacACCTTGTGGGAAGAAGTTGTTGTCACTGCAACATATGTGTTCAATAGGTGTTCAATGAAGAAGCTGAAGGAACGTGTTCCTTTTGAGAAGTGGACTAGTGATAAGCAAAATGTGAGTCGTTTCAAAGTATTTGGTTTTGTTTGTTACAAACATGTTCTAGGTGCTATTAGAAAGAAGTTGAATGATAAAAACAAAGTAATGTTAGTGATTGTGTACTACAGTACAGGTGCCTATAAGCTTTATTGTCTAGCCACTAACAAGGTAGAAGTCAGCTGAGAAATTCACATCCACATCCTTACATGATCATAGCTGAGTTTTCTACCAAAGTCAATATAGTTTTTCAAATTTTGGTTGTAATACCtaattttttaaattatgaaaCTTTTTTTACATATTGTTTGTTCTTTACTATATAATGTATTTATTTTCTAAATTCCAAATGCATTAAGTTTTTTTTGATAAAAATATCCGTTTAATTTTCCATTAGAATACAttatttatttgcaattttaTTACTATAACTAATTATTTTTTCTACCATAAACTTTGTTAGAGGTTCTTTTAATCAGGAGCATACTAAAAATAATTTAAAAGACTTTTTTTGCgcttaatatatatatatatatatatatatatatatatatatatatatatatatatatatatatatatatatatatatatatatatttatatatatatatatatatatattatatatatatatatatatatatatatattatatatatatatattatatatatatatatatataattaattatttatatataaaattttacattgtcaattaagcaattattttaaaattgaatatgaatattatcaattttttaattatttaatatgTAGAAATTGATCGTGTATAATTATTAGAATAtgtaaatattttttatttaatatatattCATTTGTATTTTAACCATCAAGATTTTATTAAATTATAACAGTAATCTCATCTAAATTAGGAGATTTATTTGTTAAATAAAtacaaataaatatatattaaatataaaatatattttctaaataaaaaaatatttattctAAAATGACATATCACATATGTAATATATATGatatttttttataaaagaatcagctttatattttaaaatatttaattactttaaaatttataaatagattttataaataattatttcatttagATAAATTTGTATCCTCATCTTTTTTTAAATATTTCTCTCTTTTTTATTCGTCTTATCTCTTCATCAATCTTAAATCAATCATTTATATATCAAGAATCTTTATATGACATGTATTTTCATGCAAAGCTAATATTATCCATTCAAAATCTTTTTTTACAAACAATTGTCGCATGTGGTAGAAAGAATATGTAGCCACAAATTAAAGGAAAATATGTGGATAGAAAGAATAAAAATGGTAGTAACAAATATCTTAAGTGGtataatatttaatatttattcTACTAGAGCAATTGACTcattattaatattattaaaatGTCCCAGTTAATAAAAGGTCAATtccaaataatattaattaagtcaatcTGAATTCACAATTCACTCTATTTATTCCAACTGATAACTTTTAGAACACATAGGAACTCAGTTGATCTCAACTAATATGAATTTGAGTATTTAAGGAAACACTGGGTATTATATCCTCCCCCTAAATAAAATTTATCCTCGAATTTAAATATTACCTGGAAGAGATGAGGGTAAACTCGCATTTCAGACTCCAGTTGCCAAGTAGCATCGCCCAGATGTGATTCATCCCACTTAACCTTAACAAGAGGAATCTCCTTATTTCTTAATACCTTAGTTTCCCGCCCTATAATATGACTTGGTTGAGGTTCAAAAGTTAGGTCTGCTTCTACTTCTACTGAATCTGAAAGAATAGGCTAAAGAGAATCTGGAATGAACTTTCGAAGTTGCGATACGTGAAAAATATCATGCATCTCTGATAAAGAGGGTGGTAAGGCTAATTTATAAGCTGCTTCACCAATCCTCTATATAATCTAGTATGGTCATACGTATTTCGGACTTAACTTCTGTGACTTAAACGGTCCTTTCAGTCTCATTCTCGGAGTCATCTTTATAAATACATGATCACCTTCCTTAAATTCTAATGGTCTTCTTTTGTTATCTGTGTAACTCTTTTGGCGATCTTGTGTTTTCTTTATCTTATCACGAACCATCCTTATCTTTtccgtagtctcttgaataaTCTCTGGTCCTAAAATTCTTTCTTCACCAACTTCCGTCCAACACAAAGGTGTTCTACATTTTCGTCCATACAAGGCTTCATAAGGAGCCATTCTGATACTTGCATGGTAACTATTGTTGTATGTGAATTCAATCAATGGTAAGAGCTCCTTCCAATTTCCTCCATTCTCAAGTAAACAAGCTCTTAACATATCCTCCAATGTATGTATCAGtctctcagtctgaccatccgTCTGAGGATGATTAGACATACTCAAACACAACTTCGATCCCATAGCTTGTTAAAATGCTCTCCAAAATCTTGAAGTAAACTTtggatctctatcagacacaatactaGTTGGGACACCATGTAGTCTTACAATTTCTGAAATGAACAACCGTGCAAGATGACTTGCCTTATAAGTAGTTTTCACGACCAAGAAGTGCGCAGACTTATTTAACTGATCCACAATCACCCATATTGAATCATAACCACCCTGGGTCTGAGGTAACCCTACTGTAAAATCCATTGAAATACTATCCAATTTCCATACTGGAATCTCTAAAGGTCGCAATAAACCACCCGActtatgatgttcaatctttacTTGCTGTCACACTATACATTTTGACACATATTATGCAATATCCTTTTTCATTCCAGGCCACCAGTAGTCCTTCTttaagtcttgatacatctttgATGAACCTGGATGTATGGTAAATGCGCCCTTGTGAGCTTCTTCTAAAACTTTTCTTTTCAGTTCGGCATCATTCGGGACACAAATCATTTGATTAAAAATAACAACTTCATATGATGATCGAGTGAAACCTGGTTGAGTCAACATCTCTTGCAACTTCTCATCTATCACTTGTCCTTTATGGATTTCTTCCTTTAGGTTAGAAGTAACATTCAAATTTCCCATTATCACACCATTTTGCGTCTAATTAAACTGAAGGTTAAGATCTCAGAACTTTTCCAACAATGCATACTCTAACATCATCAACTCAACTTTATGTATCTCTTTCCAACTTAAGGCATCCACAACCTTATTCACTTTCCCTGGATGATACTTAAGCTCAAAATCAAAATCTTTCAAATACTATAtccatctcctttgtctcatgTTCAACTCCTTCTGGTCAAATAAGTAttttaaactcttatggtcactaAACATCTCAAAATGTACTCCACACAAGTAATGTCGCCACACCTTCAATGCAAAAAAAAAACAGCGGCTAATTCAAGATCATGAGTTGGATAATTCTTTTCATGAGTCTTCAGCTGACGAGATGCATACGCTACAACTTGACCACCCTGCATTAACACTCCTTCCAATATTTTCTTAGAGGCATCACAAAATACTTTATAAGACTAACTAGGATTAGGGATGATTAAAACATGAGCAATTGTCAGTCTTTCTTTCAAACTCATGCAACTTTGTTCACACTTTGAATCCCAACTAAAATAAATTTCATTTCGGGTAAGTCTAGTCATTGGGAACGCTAACTGAGAAAATACTATAATAAATCTTCGATAGTAACCTGGAAAACCTAAGAAACTTATGACT is a window of Lathyrus oleraceus cultivar Zhongwan6 chromosome 6, CAAS_Psat_ZW6_1.0, whole genome shotgun sequence DNA encoding:
- the LOC127097065 gene encoding transcription factor ORG2; translation: MLAISPPPLFSSIGWPLEESISHNQNQNHFFKDTSDQLFHFHHQLDPENTSTDPSQATSNDLSMVKKLVHNASERDRRKKINNLYSSLRSLLPLSDQMKKLSIPLTISRVLKYIPELQKHVEGLMKRKEEILFKLSPKVDHDVKNHGYNSGFVVSSCRLNDSEVSIQISCYSTVHNVPLSEILLYLENDGFLLLNVSSSETFGGRVFYNLHYQVDKTKRLESDILNEKLLSIMEK